A single genomic interval of Halorubrum aethiopicum harbors:
- a CDS encoding ribonuclease P protein component 4 has protein sequence MGIPEERIERLFGLAREAVVDDEYDRAREYVRLARRIAERNRCGVPREFERKTCDDCDVYLRPGKTSRVRLGPGRVVVRCRECGATGRYPYH, from the coding sequence ATGGGGATCCCCGAGGAACGGATCGAGCGGCTGTTCGGGCTCGCCCGCGAGGCGGTCGTCGACGACGAGTACGACCGCGCCCGGGAGTACGTCCGTCTGGCGAGGCGGATCGCCGAGCGGAACCGCTGTGGCGTCCCCCGCGAGTTCGAGCGGAAGACCTGCGACGACTGCGACGTGTACCTCCGACCGGGGAAGACGAGCCGGGTCCGGCTCGGTCCCGGACGGGTCGTCGTCCGCTGTCGCGAGTGCGGCGCGACCGGGCGGTACCCCTACCACTGA
- a CDS encoding methytransferase partner Trm112, which produces MKESLMDVICCPLDKADLELDVDERDDEEILEGTLTCTECDEVYPIEDGIPNLLPPDMREEEEEAAA; this is translated from the coding sequence ATGAAGGAATCCCTGATGGACGTGATCTGCTGTCCGCTCGACAAGGCCGACCTCGAACTCGACGTCGACGAGCGGGACGACGAGGAGATCCTGGAGGGGACGCTCACGTGTACCGAGTGCGACGAGGTCTACCCGATCGAGGACGGGATCCCGAACCTCCTCCCGCCGGACATGCGCGAGGAGGAGGAAGAAGCGGCGGCCTGA
- a CDS encoding TlpA family protein disulfide reductase, with protein MTLETLSPGDADAEGLDEAVLDALAADGYRFKVWGGDWCGDCQRQLPAFGAALAAAGVPDDRIEAFPVTKGPNGKEGPGVEEYGIELIPTVVVEDADGEELARFVEDADVSIAEALARDLADVEATA; from the coding sequence ATGACGCTCGAAACGCTCTCGCCCGGCGACGCGGACGCGGAGGGGCTCGACGAGGCGGTACTGGACGCGCTCGCGGCCGACGGCTACCGGTTCAAGGTGTGGGGCGGCGACTGGTGTGGCGACTGTCAACGGCAGCTTCCGGCGTTCGGAGCCGCGCTCGCGGCCGCCGGCGTGCCCGACGACCGGATCGAGGCGTTCCCGGTGACGAAGGGACCGAACGGCAAGGAGGGTCCCGGCGTCGAGGAGTACGGGATCGAACTGATCCCGACCGTCGTCGTCGAGGACGCCGACGGCGAGGAACTCGCGCGATTCGTCGAGGACGCGGACGTCTCCATCGCCGAGGCGCTCGCCCGCGACCTCGCGGACGTCGAGGCGACGGCGTAG
- a CDS encoding PLP-dependent cysteine synthase family protein, translated as MDEDILEGLGSPLVRVDSPPGTTVAAKVESRNPGGSAKDRPALYMIEAAERDGELESGDGIVEPTSGNTGIGMAMVGAVKGYDVRLVIPEGKSVERRRLMRAYGATVEVVDGDISAAKARADELEREEGMVQLRQFENPANPRAHYETTGPEVLEQVGDRTVDAFVAGVGTGGTLSGIGRRLREAFPEVRIDAVEPAGSAVLSGEAVTGDDFQGMGPGFVAENLDRELIDDVHVVDLEAAEAECRRLAREEGILVGQSSGASNLAAKDVAEELRESGAYAGEEPLVVTVFWDSGERYLTAGTFD; from the coding sequence ATGGACGAGGACATCCTGGAGGGGCTCGGATCGCCGCTGGTCCGAGTGGATTCGCCGCCGGGAACGACGGTCGCCGCGAAGGTCGAGTCGCGCAATCCGGGCGGTTCCGCGAAGGACCGCCCGGCGCTGTACATGATCGAGGCCGCGGAGCGGGACGGCGAACTCGAATCGGGAGACGGCATCGTCGAGCCCACCTCGGGCAACACGGGCATCGGCATGGCGATGGTCGGCGCGGTGAAGGGGTACGACGTGAGGCTCGTGATCCCCGAGGGGAAGTCGGTCGAGCGCCGTCGACTGATGCGGGCGTACGGCGCGACCGTCGAGGTCGTCGACGGCGACATCTCCGCGGCGAAGGCCCGCGCCGACGAGCTCGAACGCGAGGAGGGGATGGTCCAGCTCCGCCAGTTCGAGAACCCCGCGAACCCGCGGGCCCACTACGAGACGACCGGTCCGGAGGTGCTCGAGCAGGTCGGCGACCGCACCGTCGACGCGTTCGTCGCCGGCGTCGGCACCGGCGGGACGCTCTCGGGGATCGGCCGGCGCCTGCGCGAGGCGTTCCCCGAGGTGCGGATCGACGCGGTCGAGCCGGCCGGCAGCGCCGTGCTCTCCGGCGAGGCGGTGACCGGCGACGACTTCCAGGGGATGGGTCCCGGCTTCGTCGCGGAGAACCTCGACCGCGAGCTGATCGACGACGTCCACGTCGTCGACCTCGAGGCGGCCGAAGCCGAGTGTCGCCGACTGGCGCGCGAGGAGGGGATCCTCGTCGGGCAGTCCTCCGGCGCGTCGAACCTCGCCGCGAAGGACGTCGCCGAGGAGCTCCGCGAGTCCGGGGCCTACGCGGGCGAGGAGCCGCTCGTGGTCACCGTCTTCTGGGACAGCGGCGAGCGCTACCTCACCGCCGGGACGTTCGATTGA
- a CDS encoding DUF3179 domain-containing protein, producing the protein MERTRRSTIGSLAALGAAGLAGCLDEGIVGSVGERDGEGDAAEGDGSAEGDAPGEGRGPPTADGSRHLAYDLDALLEESLSGGVGQDGIPSIDDPAFAPIGETSLVADAPVFGVVRGGEAKAYPQHVLVHHEIVNDTVGGDRVAVTYCPLTGTAQGFERGETTFGVSGRLVNSNLIMYDRATESWWPQMLATAIDGPMRGETLREFRVVWTTVGEWRAAHPDSRILTDDTGYVRRYENDPYGLYAPLGGYYASEGTLFPALSDPEEGHPKSVVIGARTAGGAVAFDKETLLAERVLSGTLRPSGEAAVAVADPALSTAYVYLNPEGAAVEPDGDGYRVEGNDAGGAVGSEGGVDADDLSLERVLAFDAMWFAWAGFHPDTGFAGEHTGAGYGR; encoded by the coding sequence ATGGAACGCACGCGTCGCTCGACGATCGGGTCCCTCGCCGCCCTCGGAGCCGCCGGACTCGCGGGCTGTCTGGACGAGGGGATCGTCGGCTCCGTCGGGGAACGGGACGGCGAGGGCGACGCCGCCGAGGGGGACGGCTCCGCCGAGGGGGACGCTCCGGGCGAAGGGCGCGGGCCGCCGACCGCGGACGGCTCCCGTCACCTGGCGTACGACCTCGACGCCCTGCTCGAGGAGTCGCTGAGCGGGGGCGTCGGTCAGGACGGGATCCCGTCGATCGACGACCCCGCGTTCGCCCCGATCGGGGAGACGAGCCTCGTCGCCGACGCGCCCGTCTTCGGCGTCGTCCGCGGCGGCGAGGCGAAGGCGTACCCCCAACACGTGCTCGTCCACCACGAGATCGTCAACGACACCGTCGGCGGCGACCGCGTCGCCGTGACGTACTGTCCGCTGACCGGCACCGCACAGGGGTTCGAGCGCGGCGAGACCACCTTCGGCGTCTCCGGACGGCTGGTCAACTCGAACCTGATCATGTACGACCGGGCGACGGAGAGCTGGTGGCCCCAGATGCTCGCCACGGCGATCGACGGCCCGATGCGCGGCGAGACCCTCCGCGAGTTCCGGGTCGTCTGGACGACCGTCGGCGAGTGGCGCGCGGCGCACCCGGACTCGCGGATCTTGACCGACGACACGGGATACGTCCGACGGTACGAGAACGATCCGTACGGGCTCTACGCGCCTCTCGGCGGGTACTACGCCAGCGAGGGGACGCTGTTCCCCGCGCTCTCGGACCCCGAGGAGGGGCACCCCAAGTCGGTCGTGATCGGCGCGCGAACCGCCGGCGGCGCGGTCGCGTTCGACAAGGAGACGCTGCTCGCGGAGCGGGTTCTCTCGGGGACGCTCCGGCCGAGCGGCGAGGCCGCGGTCGCCGTCGCGGACCCGGCGCTGTCGACGGCGTACGTGTACCTGAACCCGGAGGGCGCGGCCGTGGAGCCCGACGGGGACGGCTACCGCGTCGAGGGGAACGACGCCGGGGGCGCGGTGGGGAGCGAGGGCGGTGTCGACGCCGACGACCTCTCGCTCGAACGGGTCCTCGCGTTCGACGCGATGTGGTTCGCGTGGGCGGGCTTTCATCCCGACACGGGCTTCGCCGGCGAGCACACCGGGGCCGGGTATGGCCGCTGA
- a CDS encoding MFS transporter: MNWRYRHTVLTLCMLAFFVTYFARLAISPVVPFITADFDVSNTAVGVALSGMWLAYGLSQFPSGILADRFGERRVILVAVGGTTAASLLLALAPVFPAFVLIAFLLGLVAGLHYAVATTLLSRTFDDLGTAVGLHSIGGPLAGLVAPVAAAWVGVRYGWRPGVALAALVGVPIFAVFAWRIRPTEPRRPDQPMRDRLRLGPLVELLSRPSVLLPLAIATIGTYVTQGVISFLPTFLVDFRGYSPSFAGGVFSAFFVVRAGAQVAIGRLSDRAGRDGAIGMAMLSGALGAAGFVALPGYVGLAVAVLLAGFGSSFFSAIDPRFMDAMSETERGAGFGLVRTVYTVIGSAGSVGVGLTADLFGWAVSFGVLAGLFGVAFLVIAANALLGTGY; the protein is encoded by the coding sequence GTGAACTGGCGGTACCGCCACACCGTCCTGACGCTGTGTATGCTCGCCTTCTTCGTGACGTACTTTGCCCGGCTGGCGATCAGCCCGGTCGTCCCGTTCATCACCGCCGACTTCGACGTCTCGAACACCGCGGTCGGCGTGGCGCTCTCGGGGATGTGGCTCGCGTACGGCCTCTCGCAGTTCCCGAGCGGCATCCTCGCCGACCGGTTCGGCGAGCGCCGGGTGATCCTCGTCGCGGTCGGCGGGACGACCGCCGCGAGCCTGCTGCTCGCGCTCGCGCCGGTGTTCCCCGCGTTCGTCCTGATCGCGTTCCTCCTCGGGCTCGTCGCCGGGCTCCACTACGCGGTGGCGACGACGCTCTTGTCGCGGACGTTCGACGACCTCGGCACCGCGGTGGGGCTCCACTCGATCGGCGGCCCGCTGGCGGGGCTCGTCGCGCCGGTCGCCGCCGCGTGGGTCGGCGTCCGCTACGGCTGGCGGCCGGGCGTGGCGCTCGCCGCGCTCGTCGGCGTCCCCATCTTCGCGGTCTTCGCCTGGCGGATCCGGCCGACCGAGCCGCGCCGCCCCGACCAGCCGATGCGCGACCGGTTGCGGCTCGGGCCGCTCGTCGAACTCCTCTCGCGGCCGAGCGTCCTCCTGCCGCTCGCGATCGCGACGATCGGCACCTACGTCACGCAGGGCGTCATCTCGTTTCTCCCGACGTTCCTCGTCGACTTCCGGGGGTACTCGCCGTCGTTCGCGGGCGGCGTCTTCTCCGCGTTCTTCGTCGTCCGCGCTGGCGCGCAGGTCGCCATCGGGCGGCTCTCGGACCGGGCCGGCCGGGACGGCGCGATCGGCATGGCGATGCTCTCGGGTGCTCTCGGCGCGGCCGGCTTCGTGGCGCTGCCCGGGTACGTCGGCCTCGCGGTCGCCGTCCTGCTCGCGGGGTTCGGATCGAGCTTCTTCTCCGCCATCGATCCGCGGTTCATGGACGCGATGAGCGAGACCGAGCGGGGAGCCGGCTTCGGACTCGTCCGAACCGTCTACACCGTCATCGGATCGGCGGGGTCGGTCGGCGTCGGCCTCACCGCTGACCTGTTCGGCTGGGCGGTCTCCTTCGGCGTCCTCGCCGGCCTCTTCGGCGTCGCGTTCCTCGTGATCGCCGCGAACGCGCTCCTCGGAACCGGCTACTGA
- a CDS encoding acetamidase/formamidase family protein yields the protein MTRTDGDGGSEKRDYTIDYHLSDAERNVHRSWDNSLDPVLTVSDGDVVRFECRDAVDRQLDTESTAEDFANVSFDPVHPLTGPVAVEGAEPGDAIQVDLLDFQHKGWGYTGFMPGEMGLGLLPEDFPDADVHVWDLQGDVGHFVNGIEVPLDPFPGVIGLAPGEDGEHDTLPPRSVGGNMDVKHMTAGSTVYLPVEVAGGLFSTADCHAAQGDGEVCVTGIEAPMFVTARFTLREDLSIEQPQFETTGPFTPTGRDEPMYGTTGIADDLMEATKKATRHMIDHLAEHRGLTRGEAYILCSAAMDLKVSEVVDAPNWTVSAYIPESIFPDE from the coding sequence ATGACACGCACGGACGGCGACGGCGGGAGCGAGAAGCGCGACTACACGATCGACTATCACCTCTCGGACGCCGAACGCAACGTCCACCGGTCCTGGGACAACTCGCTGGACCCGGTTCTGACCGTCTCCGACGGCGACGTGGTCCGGTTCGAGTGCCGCGACGCGGTCGACCGACAGCTCGACACGGAGTCGACCGCCGAGGACTTCGCGAACGTGAGCTTCGACCCGGTCCACCCGCTCACGGGCCCCGTCGCGGTCGAGGGCGCGGAACCCGGCGACGCCATCCAGGTCGACCTCCTCGACTTCCAACACAAGGGGTGGGGGTACACCGGGTTCATGCCGGGAGAGATGGGCCTCGGACTGTTACCCGAGGACTTCCCCGACGCCGACGTCCACGTCTGGGACCTCCAGGGCGACGTGGGCCACTTCGTGAACGGGATCGAGGTACCGCTCGACCCCTTCCCCGGCGTGATCGGGCTCGCGCCCGGCGAGGACGGCGAACACGACACGCTCCCGCCGCGCTCGGTGGGCGGGAACATGGACGTGAAACACATGACCGCGGGGTCGACCGTGTACCTCCCCGTCGAGGTCGCCGGCGGGCTCTTCTCGACGGCCGACTGTCACGCCGCGCAGGGCGACGGCGAGGTGTGCGTCACCGGCATCGAGGCCCCGATGTTCGTCACGGCGCGCTTCACGCTCAGGGAGGACCTGTCGATCGAGCAGCCGCAGTTCGAGACGACCGGCCCGTTCACGCCGACCGGACGCGACGAGCCCATGTACGGCACGACCGGGATCGCGGACGACCTGATGGAGGCGACGAAGAAGGCGACCCGCCACATGATCGACCACCTCGCCGAGCACCGCGGGCTCACGCGCGGGGAGGCGTACATCCTCTGTTCGGCCGCGATGGACCTGAAGGTGAGCGAGGTCGTTGACGCGCCCAACTGGACCGTCTCTGCGTACATCCCCGAGAGCATCTTCCCGGACGAGTAG
- a CDS encoding PHP domain-containing protein, with product MYDYHVHSTYSDGSFLEWMVSSAEAAGLEGIGIADHCSVIPDENAERRKRLLGFNLDATYERRREAIDDARERAGIAVFDAVEMDYHPDHEDAIRTFLAETGFDYAVGSVHDLEGVNVHTRSYFAERSEAERRDLVDRYFEKLVALIDSELFAIAAHPDLVERNPHLRGFATTDHYERVAAAFERSPTVPEINAGRLLDEYGEFHPAPAFLDALVERGVEVTVGTDSHEPEEIEPRATGIREELDDRGLEPVEIDVR from the coding sequence GTGTACGACTACCACGTCCACTCGACGTACTCGGACGGGTCGTTCCTCGAATGGATGGTCTCGTCGGCGGAGGCGGCCGGGCTGGAGGGGATCGGGATCGCCGACCACTGCTCCGTGATCCCCGACGAGAACGCGGAACGACGGAAGCGACTCCTCGGATTCAATCTCGACGCGACCTACGAGCGCCGACGGGAGGCGATCGACGACGCCCGCGAGCGCGCCGGAATCGCCGTCTTCGACGCGGTCGAGATGGATTATCACCCCGACCACGAGGACGCCATCCGGACGTTCCTCGCGGAGACGGGGTTCGACTATGCGGTCGGGAGCGTCCACGACCTCGAGGGCGTCAACGTCCATACCCGCTCGTACTTCGCGGAGCGGTCGGAGGCGGAGCGTCGCGACCTCGTCGACCGCTACTTCGAGAAGCTGGTCGCGCTGATCGATTCCGAACTGTTCGCGATCGCCGCCCATCCCGACCTAGTCGAGCGGAACCCGCACCTCCGCGGGTTCGCGACGACCGACCACTACGAGCGGGTCGCGGCCGCCTTCGAGCGCTCGCCGACGGTGCCGGAGATCAACGCCGGCCGGCTGCTCGACGAGTACGGGGAGTTCCACCCCGCACCCGCGTTCCTCGACGCGCTCGTCGAACGCGGGGTGGAGGTGACCGTCGGAACGGACAGCCACGAGCCGGAAGAGATCGAGCCGCGGGCGACCGGGATCCGCGAGGAACTGGACGATCGCGGCCTCGAACCGGTCGAGATCGACGTTCGGTGA
- a CDS encoding mandelate racemase/muconate lactonizing enzyme family protein, giving the protein MSRNYESLHDPNAEYTMRELSAETMDATRSRGGDRDLEITDVQTTMVDGNFPWTLVRVYTDAGVVGTGEAYWGAGVPELIERMKPFVVGENPLDIDRLYEHLIQKMSGEGSVEGVTVTAISGIEVALHDVAGKVLDVPAYQLLGGKYRDRMRVYCDCHTEEEADPEACADEAERVVHELGYDALKFDLDVPSGLEKDRANRHLRPGEIRHKAEIVEKVTERVKDEADVAFDCHWTFSGGSAKRLAEAINGNDVWWLEDPVPPENLEVQEEVTKSTSTPIAVGENRYRVTELRRLIENQAVDIVAPDLPKVGGMRETRKIADVANQYYVPVAMHNVASPVATMAAAHVGASIPNSLAVEYHSYELGWWEDLVEEDVIEDGYIEVPEGPGLGLTLNLDAVEEHMVEGEELFDEA; this is encoded by the coding sequence ATGAGCAGGAACTACGAGTCGCTTCACGACCCGAACGCGGAGTACACGATGCGGGAGCTCTCCGCCGAGACGATGGACGCAACCCGCTCGCGCGGTGGCGACCGGGACCTCGAGATCACGGACGTCCAGACGACGATGGTCGACGGGAACTTCCCGTGGACGCTCGTGCGCGTCTACACCGACGCCGGCGTGGTCGGCACCGGCGAGGCGTACTGGGGCGCGGGCGTGCCCGAACTGATAGAGCGGATGAAGCCGTTCGTCGTCGGCGAGAACCCGCTCGACATCGACCGCCTCTACGAGCACCTCATCCAGAAGATGTCCGGCGAGGGCTCCGTCGAGGGCGTCACCGTCACGGCCATCTCCGGGATCGAGGTGGCGCTTCACGACGTCGCGGGCAAGGTCCTCGACGTGCCCGCCTACCAGCTGCTCGGCGGGAAGTACCGCGACCGGATGCGCGTCTACTGCGACTGTCACACGGAGGAGGAGGCGGACCCCGAGGCGTGTGCCGACGAGGCCGAACGCGTCGTCCACGAGCTCGGCTACGACGCGCTCAAGTTCGACCTCGACGTCCCGTCGGGACTCGAGAAGGACCGCGCAAACCGACACCTCCGTCCCGGCGAGATCCGTCACAAGGCGGAGATCGTCGAGAAGGTCACCGAACGCGTGAAAGACGAGGCCGACGTCGCCTTCGACTGTCACTGGACGTTCTCGGGCGGCTCCGCGAAGCGGCTGGCGGAGGCCATCAACGGGAACGACGTCTGGTGGCTCGAGGACCCCGTGCCGCCGGAGAACCTGGAGGTTCAAGAGGAGGTCACGAAGAGCACGTCGACCCCGATCGCGGTCGGCGAGAACCGCTACCGCGTCACCGAACTCCGCCGGCTCATCGAGAACCAGGCGGTCGACATCGTCGCGCCGGACCTGCCGAAGGTCGGCGGGATGCGCGAGACGCGGAAGATCGCGGACGTGGCGAACCAGTACTACGTGCCGGTCGCGATGCACAACGTCGCCTCACCGGTCGCGACGATGGCGGCGGCCCACGTCGGCGCGTCGATCCCGAACTCGCTCGCCGTCGAGTACCACTCCTACGAGCTCGGCTGGTGGGAGGACCTCGTCGAGGAGGACGTCATCGAGGACGGCTACATCGAGGTGCCGGAGGGGCCCGGTCTCGGTCTCACCCTGAACCTGGACGCCGTCGAGGAGCACATGGTCGAGGGCGAGGAGCTGTTCGACGAGGCGTAA
- a CDS encoding TRAM domain-containing protein, with protein sequence MVEVTESLTCLFTAEIEADGEGGYVLSVPKREIEHGAVVAGETYRVAMIDPDGRATGDGDRTRTSRGSNGAARSGGGAGGGGAGRADSGPPVKEGEVRDVTIETLGDKGDGIAKIERGYVVIVPDAELGDEVTVEITSVRENVSFASVLGE encoded by the coding sequence ATGGTCGAGGTAACCGAGTCGCTCACCTGCCTGTTTACCGCGGAGATCGAAGCGGACGGCGAGGGGGGATACGTCCTGTCGGTGCCGAAACGCGAGATCGAACACGGGGCCGTGGTCGCCGGAGAGACGTATCGAGTCGCGATGATCGATCCCGACGGACGGGCCACGGGCGACGGGGATCGAACCCGGACCTCGCGGGGTTCGAACGGGGCCGCCCGGTCGGGCGGCGGAGCCGGCGGAGGCGGTGCCGGCCGGGCCGACTCCGGGCCGCCGGTCAAGGAGGGCGAGGTCCGCGACGTGACGATCGAGACGCTCGGCGACAAGGGCGACGGCATCGCGAAGATCGAGCGAGGCTACGTCGTCATCGTTCCCGACGCCGAACTCGGCGACGAGGTCACCGTGGAGATCACGAGCGTCCGCGAGAACGTCTCGTTCGCGTCGGTTCTCGGGGAGTAG
- a CDS encoding geranylgeranyl reductase family protein, with amino-acid sequence MYDFVVVGAGPPGSRFARQAAEEGYDVVAFEKGEVGEPLACSGHVSTDVWEYVPEAAREELFQNRIFGARFHVGGPGSTPYRFYKREEVSNVIDRVGLDRALADCARDAGAEVREGHTVTGIDERADRVVVEVSVAGGGTETVEARMVAGCDGPTSRVRREVGIDEPEELLHGVLAFDPEPDDRDYVDVHLTAPRFFAWRIPRGDAGVEYGLAAPPGEDVSARFDRLTEAYGADTERFCSGAIPIGPPDSVTTDRVLLIGDAAAQTKPFTGGGILYGMTAADVAAATVDPADPGTLAAYEAGWRDELATEIRLGKLIRACYSLPEPIQHLGLRALSGEIGVHMDRPSSFLSREHLRRLFS; translated from the coding sequence ATGTACGACTTCGTCGTCGTCGGTGCGGGACCGCCCGGTTCGCGGTTCGCCCGCCAGGCGGCCGAGGAGGGATACGACGTGGTCGCCTTCGAGAAGGGCGAGGTCGGCGAGCCGCTGGCCTGCTCCGGACACGTCTCGACCGACGTCTGGGAGTACGTCCCCGAGGCCGCGAGAGAGGAGCTGTTCCAGAACCGGATATTCGGCGCGCGCTTTCACGTCGGCGGGCCGGGATCGACGCCGTACCGGTTCTACAAGCGCGAGGAGGTCTCGAACGTCATCGATCGCGTCGGGCTCGACCGCGCGCTCGCCGACTGCGCCCGCGACGCGGGAGCGGAGGTCCGGGAGGGCCACACCGTCACCGGGATCGACGAGCGCGCGGACCGCGTCGTCGTCGAGGTCAGCGTCGCCGGCGGCGGCACCGAGACCGTCGAGGCGCGGATGGTCGCCGGCTGCGACGGGCCGACCTCCCGCGTGCGCCGCGAGGTCGGGATCGACGAGCCGGAGGAGCTCCTCCACGGCGTGCTCGCGTTCGACCCGGAACCGGACGACCGCGACTACGTCGACGTCCACCTCACCGCGCCGCGCTTCTTCGCGTGGCGGATCCCCCGCGGCGACGCCGGCGTCGAGTACGGGCTCGCCGCGCCCCCCGGCGAGGACGTGTCGGCCCGGTTCGACCGGCTGACCGAGGCGTACGGGGCCGACACCGAGCGCTTCTGTTCGGGGGCGATCCCGATCGGTCCGCCGGACTCGGTGACGACCGATCGCGTCCTCCTGATCGGCGACGCCGCCGCCCAGACGAAGCCGTTCACGGGCGGCGGGATCCTCTACGGGATGACCGCCGCGGATGTCGCCGCGGCGACCGTCGATCCCGCGGATCCGGGAACCCTCGCCGCCTACGAGGCGGGCTGGCGCGACGAGCTGGCGACCGAGATCCGGCTCGGGAAGCTGATCCGGGCGTGCTACTCGCTTCCCGAACCGATCCAGCATCTCGGGCTGCGGGCGCTCTCGGGCGAGATCGGCGTCCACATGGACCGCCCCTCGTCGTTCCTCTCGCGTGAACACCTCCGGCGGCTGTTCTCCTGA